The following proteins are encoded in a genomic region of Diabrotica virgifera virgifera chromosome 1, PGI_DIABVI_V3a:
- the LOC126891932 gene encoding uncharacterized protein LOC126891932: protein MPMKAADFRQLYRKRDIIEQRLNNFIEFIGSMTNIAINDLSEDHFSQIELNTERTESLFTEFDEIQMSIELNCQNQDIQQEYAKRQRLDTIFSKTLSRARTMLKRKCSDLSSSQSKRLDINHEYSGLEGVKLPSIQLPVFHGDYLKWIEFKDTFEGLIHNNKVLADIQKYHYLRASLKDDALKIIQSLDFSAQNYNSACQTLCNRFDNSRMLVNNHLKALLRLKI from the coding sequence ATGCCTATGAAAGCTGCTGATTTTCGTCAATTATATCGCAAAAGAGATATAATTGAACAAAGAttaaacaattttattgaatttatagGGTCGATGACAAATATCGCGATTAATGATTTAAGCGAAGACCATTTTTCGCAGATAGAATTGAATACAGAAAGAACTGAAAGTTTGTTTACTGAATTTGATGAAATCCAAATGTCAATTGAATTAAATTGTCAGAATCAAGATATTCAACAAGAGTATGCGAAAAGACAACGATTAGATActatattttcaaaaactttgTCTAGAGCAAGAACGATGTTAAAAAGAAAATGTTCCGATTTATCCAGTTCACAGTCGAAAAGGTTAGATATAAACCATGAATATAGTGGATTAGAAGGTGTCAAATTACCTTCTATTCAGTTACCTGTCTTTCATGGAGACTATTTGAAGTGGATTGAGTTTAAAGATACTTTTGAAGGGTTAATTCATAATAATAAAGTATTGGCAGATATtcaaaaatatcattatttaCGTGCGAGTTTAAAAGATGATGCATTGAAAATTATACAAAGTTTAGATTTTTCTGCACAAAATTACAATTCTGCATGTCAGACTCTATGCAACAGATTTGACAACTCTCGGATGTTAGTAAACAAtcatttaaaagctcttttgagattgaaaatttaa